A window of Rubricoccus marinus contains these coding sequences:
- a CDS encoding DUF3833 family protein: MRRAWVPLALIVLLASGCLATHPVVAPPASEPAFRPEVFFLGHTSGIGTLTFRNGFPKRVRVQSVGTPLADGTFQLDQTITIAGEAPEDRTWIMRPQSPARYTASLTDATGEAEITVEGSLLRIRYLLAKPDIRMEQRLYLEPDGRAALNLATVRFLGIPIARLQERITRRSSPPER, from the coding sequence ATGCGTCGCGCGTGGGTGCCTCTGGCGCTGATCGTACTTCTCGCCAGCGGCTGCCTGGCCACGCATCCGGTCGTGGCCCCGCCCGCCTCCGAGCCCGCGTTTCGGCCGGAGGTGTTCTTCCTCGGCCACACGAGCGGTATCGGGACGCTCACGTTCCGCAACGGCTTCCCCAAACGCGTGCGCGTGCAGAGCGTCGGCACGCCTCTGGCGGACGGGACGTTCCAACTGGACCAGACCATCACGATCGCGGGCGAGGCGCCAGAGGATCGAACGTGGATCATGCGGCCTCAGAGCCCGGCGCGGTACACGGCTTCGCTGACGGACGCTACCGGTGAGGCCGAGATCACCGTCGAGGGATCGCTGCTTCGCATCCGGTATCTGCTCGCGAAGCCGGACATCCGTATGGAGCAACGCCTTTACCTGGAGCCGGACGGGCGGGCGGCGCTCAACCTCGCGACGGTCCGCTTTCTCGGCATCCCGATCGCGCGGCTTCAGGAGCGGATCACGCGCAGGTCTTCGCCTCCAGAGCGATAG
- a CDS encoding CotH kinase family protein, with protein sequence MSSLLHRTFLLCLIIVWSAAPIRAQVDFTSSNLPIVLIETDEEIPDEPKVPGRMRVIDNGSGQRNHVGDSPTGYDGFIGIEVRGASSQSFPKKQYGIETRDASGDNRNVSILGMPDENDWVLHAPYSDKTLMRNALAYHMARATGRYASRTRWCEVVLNGEYVGVYVMMEKVKRDDGRIDVNNLKPDETSGDDLTGGYVIQLDRPDEDGWYSAYPAPYPTSFRPYFQYREPAADEIVAEQAAYIQAFMEDFESRMASGDPADPQAGYPSVIDVGSFVDFMLVNEAARNVDAYRLSTYFHKDKDSNDPLLHAGPVWDFNIAFGNAYYYDGADPEGYHYNTRTFNNTQPIPFWWRELANTEAFRSDMTARWESLRAGPFQTDALLAFIDSTAAVLDEAQARNFRRWPVIGRRVWPNDFVGETYQEEVDYLKGWLSQRLAWLDGSLPVSQEASGARGLAVTAAAPNPSRGRLSFQVTVDAPQDVRVEVYDTRGRRVTRLHYGPVLEARRVEWDASGLASGAYLIRVEGERFLETQMVTIVAP encoded by the coding sequence ATGTCGAGTTTGCTACATCGCACGTTTCTCCTGTGCCTGATCATCGTGTGGAGTGCTGCGCCCATACGCGCGCAGGTGGACTTTACGTCCTCCAATCTTCCTATCGTGCTGATCGAGACCGATGAGGAGATCCCGGACGAGCCCAAAGTTCCGGGCCGCATGCGAGTTATCGACAACGGATCGGGACAGCGGAACCACGTGGGGGACAGCCCGACAGGTTACGACGGCTTTATCGGCATCGAAGTCCGAGGCGCTTCGTCGCAGAGCTTCCCAAAGAAGCAGTACGGCATCGAAACGCGGGACGCTTCGGGAGACAACCGCAACGTCTCCATCCTCGGGATGCCGGACGAGAACGACTGGGTATTGCACGCCCCGTACAGCGACAAGACGCTCATGCGAAACGCGCTCGCCTACCACATGGCGCGAGCCACGGGCCGGTACGCCTCGCGGACGCGGTGGTGCGAGGTGGTCCTCAACGGGGAGTACGTGGGCGTGTACGTGATGATGGAGAAGGTCAAGCGCGACGACGGGCGAATCGACGTCAACAACCTCAAGCCCGACGAGACCTCTGGAGACGACCTCACGGGCGGGTACGTGATCCAACTCGACCGGCCCGACGAGGACGGATGGTATTCCGCCTATCCGGCGCCGTACCCGACCTCGTTCCGCCCGTACTTCCAGTACCGCGAGCCCGCCGCCGACGAGATCGTCGCGGAGCAGGCCGCGTACATCCAGGCGTTCATGGAGGACTTCGAATCGAGGATGGCCTCTGGCGACCCGGCCGATCCCCAGGCGGGATACCCGAGCGTTATCGACGTGGGCTCGTTCGTGGACTTCATGCTGGTCAACGAGGCCGCGCGGAACGTGGACGCGTACCGGCTGAGCACGTACTTCCACAAGGACAAGGACTCCAACGATCCGCTTCTCCACGCCGGCCCGGTGTGGGACTTCAACATCGCCTTCGGCAACGCCTACTACTACGACGGCGCGGACCCCGAGGGTTATCACTACAACACGCGGACGTTCAACAACACGCAGCCCATTCCCTTCTGGTGGCGCGAACTCGCCAACACCGAGGCGTTCCGCTCCGACATGACCGCGCGGTGGGAATCGCTCCGCGCCGGACCGTTCCAGACGGACGCGCTGCTCGCGTTTATCGATAGCACCGCCGCCGTTCTGGACGAGGCGCAGGCGCGCAACTTCAGGCGCTGGCCCGTCATCGGCCGCCGCGTCTGGCCCAACGACTTCGTGGGCGAGACCTACCAGGAAGAAGTCGACTACCTCAAAGGCTGGCTGAGCCAGCGCCTCGCGTGGCTGGACGGAAGCCTGCCGGTCTCGCAAGAGGCCTCTGGCGCCAGAGGACTCGCCGTTACCGCCGCCGCGCCCAACCCCTCGCGCGGCCGGCTCTCGTTCCAGGTCACCGTCGACGCGCCGCAGGACGTCCGGGTCGAGGTCTACGACACGCGCGGACGACGCGTCACGCGCTTGCACTACGGTCCTGTTCTAGAGGCGCGGCGGGTCGAGTGGGACGCGTCGGGCCTGGCCTCTGGCGCGTACCTGATCCGCGTCGAAGGCGAGCGGTTTCTTGAGACGCAGATGGTGACGATCGTCGCTCCCTAG
- a CDS encoding S46 family peptidase: MLSRFSLVAFVLILAGCGGSAPVATPEAAPPTVAAPTESAQMPGAMPMQTPEAPSSVLDGVEGLTFDPDTVQAGRFDNGRMFTLDDPPRDYLAETYDFRPDDEWFERAQLGALRFATYCSASFVSASGLVLTNHHCARESVTKASLEDGQDYNEAGYYAGTMAQEKPIEDLFVEQLIEIIDVTAEVDAAASGEASDAEKQQARAAAVEAITTRMTEERGEDVRAQVITLYAGGQYKAYIFKRYGDVRLVFAPETALGYFGGDPDNFTYPRYSLDFSLFRAYGEDGQPVRPDVFFPFQEEGSDPGDLVFVIGNPGSTTRLNTVAELAYRRDVTEPALLDFLTSREAAYKRYLDATPDDPLYAELEDTYFSLGNGRKAYTGRVQGLRDPYILARREAAERAYQRDLRANAQAQGLYGDIVDRISDNRTRARDLAPQARAFTAFGPGSPYNGAVLNRGLAYVLSEGSPEALLAIEDQPELLQTYLLEARFQDFEDYLGADDEVTQALLKGRTAAAAAQAMVDGSALTTAESTQEAIDSGADLSQDPAVLAANAVLPALRAYFGAIQPLNAEQSELQSKLARSRFEIYGTSTPPDATFSLRITDGVVKGYPYNGTVTPPYTTFYGLYDRYVSQCLGGDTSATADETCDWYLPSRWREMQGSLPLSTPYNFVSTNDIIGGNSGSPVLNRDLEVVGIAFDGNIEGLPGNYIFDDTLNRTVSLDVRAMLMVLDDVYKLDRLVDELTD, encoded by the coding sequence ATGCTCTCTCGCTTCTCCCTCGTCGCCTTCGTGCTGATTCTGGCCGGATGCGGCGGCTCCGCGCCCGTCGCCACGCCAGAGGCCGCGCCGCCCACGGTGGCCGCGCCCACGGAATCCGCCCAGATGCCGGGCGCGATGCCCATGCAGACGCCAGAGGCCCCCTCCTCCGTCCTGGACGGCGTGGAAGGCCTCACGTTCGATCCCGACACGGTTCAGGCCGGCCGGTTCGACAACGGCCGGATGTTCACGCTTGACGACCCGCCGCGCGACTACCTCGCGGAGACCTACGACTTCCGCCCGGACGACGAATGGTTCGAGCGCGCTCAACTCGGTGCGCTCCGCTTCGCGACGTACTGCTCGGCGTCGTTTGTGTCCGCGTCGGGCTTGGTGCTCACCAACCACCACTGTGCGCGCGAGTCTGTGACAAAAGCCTCGCTCGAAGACGGCCAGGACTACAACGAGGCTGGCTACTACGCAGGCACGATGGCGCAGGAGAAGCCCATCGAAGACCTGTTCGTGGAGCAGCTTATCGAGATCATCGACGTCACCGCCGAGGTCGACGCCGCAGCCTCTGGCGAGGCCAGCGATGCCGAGAAGCAGCAGGCACGCGCTGCCGCAGTCGAAGCGATCACCACCCGGATGACCGAAGAGCGGGGCGAGGACGTCCGCGCGCAGGTGATCACGCTCTACGCCGGTGGTCAGTACAAAGCGTACATCTTCAAGCGCTATGGCGATGTGCGACTTGTCTTCGCGCCCGAGACGGCGTTGGGCTACTTCGGCGGCGACCCGGACAACTTCACATATCCCCGCTACAGCCTGGACTTCTCGCTTTTCCGCGCCTACGGTGAGGACGGCCAGCCTGTCCGCCCCGATGTCTTCTTCCCCTTCCAGGAAGAAGGCTCGGACCCGGGTGATCTCGTCTTCGTGATCGGCAACCCCGGCTCCACGACGCGGCTGAACACCGTCGCAGAATTGGCCTATCGGCGCGACGTGACCGAGCCCGCGCTCTTGGACTTCCTGACCTCTCGCGAGGCCGCTTACAAGCGCTACCTCGACGCGACGCCTGACGACCCGCTTTACGCGGAGTTGGAAGACACCTACTTCTCGCTCGGCAACGGTCGCAAGGCTTACACCGGACGCGTTCAGGGTCTCCGCGATCCGTACATCCTCGCGCGCCGCGAAGCCGCTGAGCGTGCCTACCAGCGCGACCTGCGGGCCAACGCTCAGGCGCAAGGCCTCTACGGGGACATCGTGGACCGCATTTCGGACAACCGGACGCGCGCGAGGGACCTGGCGCCTCAGGCACGCGCCTTTACGGCGTTCGGCCCCGGCTCCCCCTACAACGGAGCCGTCCTGAACCGCGGCCTCGCGTACGTCCTCAGCGAGGGCTCGCCAGAGGCTCTTCTCGCCATCGAGGACCAGCCGGAGCTTCTCCAGACGTACCTCTTGGAAGCCCGCTTCCAGGACTTCGAGGACTACCTCGGTGCCGATGACGAGGTGACCCAGGCGCTCCTCAAGGGCCGAACCGCCGCCGCCGCCGCACAGGCGATGGTCGACGGCTCCGCTCTGACCACGGCGGAGTCCACGCAAGAGGCTATCGACTCGGGTGCGGACCTCTCGCAGGACCCTGCGGTCCTCGCGGCCAACGCGGTGCTTCCGGCGCTGCGCGCGTACTTCGGCGCGATCCAGCCGCTCAACGCGGAGCAAAGCGAGTTGCAATCCAAGCTGGCGCGGAGCCGCTTCGAGATCTACGGCACGAGCACGCCGCCTGACGCCACGTTCTCGCTCCGCATCACGGACGGCGTCGTCAAGGGCTACCCGTACAACGGGACCGTTACGCCGCCATACACGACGTTTTACGGACTGTATGACCGCTACGTCAGCCAGTGCCTCGGCGGCGACACGAGCGCTACAGCAGACGAAACCTGCGACTGGTACCTCCCGAGCCGCTGGCGCGAGATGCAGGGCAGCCTCCCGCTTTCCACGCCGTACAACTTCGTGAGCACCAACGACATCATCGGCGGCAACTCGGGTTCGCCGGTTCTCAACCGCGACCTCGAAGTCGTCGGCATCGCGTTCGACGGCAACATCGAAGGCCTGCCCGGCAACTACATCTTCGACGATACCCTCAACCGCACGGTCTCGCTCGATGTCCGCGCCATGCTGATGGTGCTGGACGACGTGTACAAGCTGGACCGTTTGGTGGACGAGTTGACGGACTGA
- a CDS encoding peptidylprolyl isomerase, translating into MFKTLTACLAPVFAALLVLGGCAGSPPVAPSPEAIYRPADALLERPELQAIVDAQVLRSAAPLVNALASGDASVRARAALALGSVQAPEAVGPLTDALQDSVPLVRADAAWALGQTADSSAAGFLFLALRREGTPAVQHELIDAIGKVGSEADGDALLELDLPPVREADRALALARLAMRQRLSADAFGVLARHLTSASGALREDAAYAFSRADGWGSSAERVRDAFDELPAGDPARMHLARALGRLGEAEDAPRLARALQTDPDWRVRVNAAASLGRIVETRDARGALFAALDDPSVHVRVVAATSIAGADALPPVYVDRARTWIESRAAGEWQAAAALLPAMAAAGDGAFVARWVEAQSDVFARAAGASALGAASGDAVATDALLTLAQDERALVASAALGAMGRLWRRERSESLAQTLAPALLEGLRRQDVATTGSAAGVLGDTLFARYGAPEALREVYESYDAPEALEARVAILNAIGEGRDGSELDFLLGIALNAETSPPLRKAAVDALNKRLVEGIDVDLTQASGEAAETVGIDWAFLGRLGRHPLLTLQTTRGEIGIEMDAEAAPQTVQTMTRSAREGNYDGVPFHRVVPNFVLQGGDYFRRDGYGGPDVPIRSEFSRLRYRTGTAGIASSGKDTEGVQFFVTHSPTPHLDGRYTVFGRVVEGQDVANEIRVGDVILNARVTAER; encoded by the coding sequence ATGTTCAAGACCCTGACGGCGTGCCTCGCGCCGGTTTTCGCCGCCCTCCTCGTCCTCGGCGGCTGCGCCGGGTCGCCGCCTGTGGCGCCCTCGCCAGAGGCCATCTACCGGCCCGCCGACGCGCTGTTGGAGCGGCCCGAGCTCCAGGCGATCGTGGACGCGCAGGTGCTGCGGAGCGCGGCGCCCCTCGTCAACGCGCTGGCCTCTGGCGACGCGTCGGTGCGCGCCCGCGCGGCGCTTGCGTTGGGTTCGGTTCAGGCGCCAGAGGCCGTGGGGCCGCTTACGGACGCGCTCCAGGACAGCGTACCGCTGGTACGCGCCGACGCCGCGTGGGCACTAGGCCAGACCGCCGACTCCAGCGCGGCGGGGTTCCTGTTCCTCGCGCTGCGTCGTGAGGGGACGCCCGCCGTCCAGCACGAACTGATCGACGCTATCGGCAAGGTCGGGAGCGAGGCGGACGGGGACGCGCTGCTGGAGCTTGACCTCCCTCCGGTCCGCGAAGCCGACCGCGCCCTCGCGCTTGCGCGGCTGGCCATGCGCCAGAGGCTCAGCGCCGACGCCTTCGGCGTGCTCGCGAGGCACTTGACCTCGGCCTCTGGCGCGCTCCGCGAGGACGCGGCCTACGCGTTTTCTCGTGCAGACGGCTGGGGTTCTAGCGCCGAGCGCGTGCGCGATGCGTTCGACGAACTCCCTGCTGGCGATCCGGCGCGGATGCACCTCGCGCGGGCTCTGGGCCGGCTCGGAGAGGCCGAGGACGCCCCCCGCCTTGCGCGTGCGCTCCAGACCGACCCCGACTGGCGCGTCCGTGTCAACGCCGCAGCTTCGCTCGGCCGCATCGTAGAGACCCGGGACGCCAGAGGCGCGCTGTTCGCCGCATTGGACGATCCCAGCGTGCACGTACGCGTCGTGGCGGCGACATCCATTGCGGGCGCAGACGCGCTGCCTCCCGTGTATGTGGACCGAGCGCGGACGTGGATCGAAAGCCGTGCCGCTGGCGAGTGGCAGGCGGCGGCGGCGCTGTTGCCCGCGATGGCAGCAGCAGGGGACGGCGCGTTTGTGGCGCGATGGGTAGAGGCGCAGAGCGACGTGTTCGCGCGGGCCGCTGGCGCCTCGGCGTTGGGCGCGGCCTCCGGCGACGCTGTGGCGACCGACGCCCTTCTGACGCTCGCGCAGGATGAGCGCGCTCTCGTCGCGAGCGCCGCGCTCGGCGCGATGGGCCGCCTCTGGCGCCGCGAGCGCAGCGAATCCCTCGCCCAAACCCTCGCGCCCGCTCTGTTGGAAGGCCTCCGCCGTCAGGACGTCGCGACAACCGGGAGCGCGGCCGGCGTTCTCGGCGACACCTTGTTCGCGCGCTACGGCGCGCCAGAAGCTCTGCGCGAGGTGTACGAGAGCTACGACGCGCCAGAGGCGCTCGAAGCCCGCGTCGCGATCCTGAACGCGATCGGCGAGGGGCGCGACGGGAGCGAACTCGACTTCCTGCTCGGCATCGCGCTCAACGCCGAAACCTCGCCGCCGCTGCGGAAGGCCGCCGTGGACGCGCTCAACAAGCGGCTCGTGGAGGGCATCGACGTGGACCTGACGCAGGCCTCTGGCGAGGCCGCCGAGACGGTCGGCATCGACTGGGCGTTTTTGGGCCGGCTGGGCCGGCATCCGCTGCTGACGCTCCAGACCACGCGCGGCGAGATCGGGATCGAGATGGACGCCGAGGCAGCGCCGCAAACGGTGCAGACGATGACGCGGAGCGCTCGCGAGGGCAACTACGACGGCGTGCCGTTCCACCGCGTCGTCCCCAACTTCGTGCTCCAGGGCGGCGATTACTTCCGCCGCGACGGCTACGGCGGCCCGGATGTCCCCATCCGCAGCGAGTTCTCGCGCCTCCGCTACCGCACCGGTACCGCGGGCATCGCCTCGTCCGGGAAGGACACCGAGGGCGTTCAGTTTTTCGTCACGCACAGCCCCACGCCGCACCTCGACGGCCGCTACACCGTGTTCGGCCGCGTCGTAGAAGGGCAGGACGTGGCCAACGAGATCCGCGTAGGCGACGTGATTCTCAATGCCCGCGTGACCGCCGAGCGATAA
- the chrA gene encoding chromate efflux transporter: MPAAPEARPKASGGLGEVARLFLKLGFIAFGGPAAHIAMMEDEVVERRGWLSRQHFLDLIGATNLIPGPNSTEMTMHVGYERAGWRGLFVAGACFIGPAVLLTGLAAWAYVEYGELPVVEPFLYGIKPAVLAVIAGALWKLGKKAIKGWPLAVISVLVASAVLAGLGEVWALLVGGILGALALRAVAPGDSGTASRWLPILFLQSSGAGLASGASGLGAASSVSMWKLFLFFLKVGSVLYGSGYVLVAFLEGGLVDDLGWLTQGQLLDAIAIGQFTPGPVLSTSTFIGYLVLGVGGAAVATLGIFLPSFVFVGILNPLIPRLRQSAWLSAFLDAVNAAAVALMLAVTLQLGRDVLVSWPAVVIALLAAVAVIRFKLNAVYIVLGGAALGFLLSAWA; encoded by the coding sequence ATGCCAGCTGCGCCAGAGGCGCGGCCGAAAGCCTCTGGCGGTCTGGGCGAGGTCGCGCGGCTGTTCCTCAAGCTCGGGTTCATCGCCTTCGGCGGCCCGGCGGCGCACATCGCGATGATGGAGGACGAGGTGGTGGAGCGGCGTGGGTGGCTCTCGCGCCAGCACTTCCTGGACCTGATCGGCGCGACGAACCTCATCCCGGGCCCGAACTCGACCGAGATGACGATGCACGTCGGCTACGAGCGTGCGGGGTGGCGCGGACTGTTCGTGGCGGGCGCGTGTTTTATCGGTCCGGCGGTCCTGCTCACGGGGCTCGCGGCGTGGGCGTACGTGGAGTACGGCGAGCTGCCCGTCGTTGAGCCATTCCTGTATGGTATCAAGCCTGCGGTCTTGGCCGTTATCGCAGGAGCGCTGTGGAAGCTGGGCAAGAAAGCGATCAAAGGCTGGCCTCTGGCGGTGATCTCGGTTCTCGTCGCTAGCGCGGTGCTAGCGGGTCTAGGGGAAGTGTGGGCGCTCCTCGTGGGGGGCATTCTGGGCGCGCTCGCGCTCCGCGCGGTCGCCCCTGGCGACAGCGGGACGGCTTCGCGGTGGTTGCCCATCCTGTTTCTGCAGAGCAGCGGCGCGGGCCTCGCCTCTGGCGCCAGCGGCCTGGGCGCGGCGTCCAGCGTGTCGATGTGGAAGCTGTTCCTCTTCTTCCTGAAGGTGGGCAGCGTGCTCTACGGCTCGGGCTACGTGCTCGTGGCGTTCCTCGAAGGTGGGCTCGTAGACGACCTCGGCTGGCTTACCCAAGGGCAACTCCTCGACGCCATCGCCATCGGGCAGTTCACGCCCGGCCCCGTGCTCTCCACGTCCACCTTTATCGGCTACCTCGTGCTCGGCGTCGGCGGTGCGGCCGTCGCGACGCTCGGCATCTTTCTGCCGTCGTTCGTTTTCGTGGGCATCCTGAACCCGCTGATCCCGCGCCTGCGGCAGTCGGCGTGGCTCTCGGCGTTTCTAGACGCCGTCAACGCGGCCGCCGTCGCGCTGATGCTCGCCGTCACGCTTCAACTCGGGCGCGACGTGCTCGTGTCGTGGCCCGCGGTCGTGATCGCGTTGCTTGCTGCCGTCGCAGTGATCCGGTTCAAGCTGAACGCGGTCTACATCGTGCTCGGCGGCGCAGCGCTCGGCTTCCTGCTCTCCGCCTGGGCCTAG
- a CDS encoding YgaP family membrane protein: MTTNLSYPDRKVRLVAAGVIGVLLLFGLIESTLFAWVLGVIAVVLVATAAVGFCPLYRSVGLSTLPRRRS; the protein is encoded by the coding sequence ATGACGACCAACCTCTCTTATCCCGACCGTAAAGTCCGCCTCGTCGCGGCGGGCGTCATCGGCGTCCTGCTCCTGTTCGGCCTGATCGAGAGCACGCTGTTCGCGTGGGTGCTGGGCGTGATCGCCGTCGTGCTGGTTGCGACCGCTGCCGTGGGGTTCTGCCCCCTGTATCGATCCGTTGGACTCTCCACCCTCCCCCGCCGCCGCTCCTGA
- a CDS encoding energy transducer TonB codes for MPFPSAPSPRTIVLTVIALVVAVVTGLSACNTSSGIEPPEGWEDLGDGRWIRTGADTTGAFRDLSSVAAIGVVDSTDSEVIRYAKEELLYLYRTSPEIVDSLFQAEAVPLLDRSYSNVNFQDEVNTALNDVKKALLGDGTDVSTYRQSTALPGSSTAPAVYPDSLKNAGVTGRVAVQTYVNADKQPVAVQVVESVNPTLDALVMRQAATSTYTSAWVIEDPRRGGKAIPNYVRLTIPFE; via the coding sequence GTGCCTTTCCCGTCCGCGCCCTCGCCCCGAACCATTGTGCTCACGGTTATCGCCCTCGTGGTCGCGGTCGTGACGGGCCTCTCGGCTTGCAACACCAGTAGTGGCATCGAGCCCCCCGAAGGGTGGGAAGACCTCGGCGACGGTCGGTGGATCCGCACGGGCGCCGACACGACCGGCGCCTTCCGCGACCTCTCCTCCGTCGCCGCGATCGGCGTCGTGGACTCGACCGATTCGGAGGTGATCCGCTACGCGAAGGAAGAGCTGCTGTACCTCTACCGCACGTCGCCCGAGATCGTGGACAGCCTATTCCAGGCCGAGGCCGTGCCGCTGCTCGACCGCTCGTACTCCAACGTCAACTTCCAGGACGAGGTCAACACCGCGCTCAACGACGTTAAAAAGGCGCTCCTTGGCGATGGCACGGACGTGTCCACGTACCGCCAGTCCACCGCGCTTCCCGGCTCGTCCACGGCCCCTGCCGTCTACCCGGACAGCCTCAAGAACGCAGGCGTCACCGGTCGCGTCGCCGTTCAGACGTACGTCAACGCGGACAAGCAGCCTGTGGCGGTGCAGGTCGTCGAGAGCGTCAACCCGACGCTGGACGCGCTCGTGATGCGTCAGGCCGCGACCTCGACCTACACCTCAGCCTGGGTCATCGAGGACCCGCGCCGCGGCGGCAAGGCCATCCCCAACTACGTCCGCCTGACGATCCCCTTCGAGTGA
- a CDS encoding ACT domain-containing protein, producing the protein MRLTLALEPLAVCRLAPEAEVEEWMWRGPLASVTRTGAELSVVCAQEAVPEGVQAERGWRAMAIAGSLDFALTGVLASLAEPLAEAGVPVFVVSTFDTDWLLVKDDRLDDAFAALHARGHEVRNA; encoded by the coding sequence GTGAGGCTGACGCTCGCCTTGGAGCCTCTGGCGGTGTGCCGCCTCGCGCCAGAGGCGGAGGTGGAGGAGTGGATGTGGCGCGGGCCTCTGGCGTCCGTCACGCGGACGGGCGCCGAGCTCTCGGTCGTGTGCGCGCAAGAGGCCGTGCCGGAGGGCGTGCAGGCCGAACGCGGCTGGCGCGCGATGGCCATCGCCGGCTCGCTCGATTTCGCGCTGACGGGCGTGCTCGCGAGCCTCGCCGAGCCTCTGGCGGAAGCGGGCGTCCCCGTCTTCGTCGTCTCCACCTTCGACACGGACTGGCTGCTGGTGAAAGACGACCGGCTGGACGACGCCTTCGCGGCGCTCCACGCCAGAGGCCACGAGGTGCGTAATGCGTAA
- a CDS encoding NupC/NupG family nucleoside CNT transporter, producing MDIDFLTSAGRGLLGLVGIIAIAFLLSSDKRRINWRTVGAGLLLQLVFAVLFLKGEDLAETFAPFGWPRAAFAWVAGLFVKFLAAVEAGATFIFGTLALSPGSEGSLGFFFFAYVLPTVIVFASLMSVLYYLGIMQWIVRGVSWVVRRALGTSGPESLSVSANIFVGQTEAPLVIKPYIKNLTRSELMAVMTGGMATIAGGVLASYVAFLGERYASVAGIAVEAGQQLFAEQLLGASVMAAPAALVLAKILIPETRPVTDSLSPEAHAAVASTASGVVPVTDAGEATLPATSSDEAQEAAVEALEDAGPKNIIDAAATGAADGMQLALNIGAMLIAFLALIAMINGIIDWSAGLFGYTMTLESILGVVLAPVAWLIGVPTADITTFGGLLGTKVIANEFVAYSQFADLLGTGVLDQKTIVMATFALCGFANLSSIGIQIGGIGPLAPERTGEIASLGLRAVLAGTLANLMTATIAGVLLG from the coding sequence ATGGACATCGACTTCCTCACTTCGGCCGGCCGGGGTCTGCTCGGCCTCGTCGGCATCATCGCCATCGCGTTCCTGCTTTCGTCCGACAAGAGGCGCATCAACTGGCGGACGGTCGGCGCTGGGCTGCTGCTCCAGCTCGTCTTCGCGGTCCTCTTCCTCAAGGGCGAGGACTTGGCCGAGACGTTCGCGCCGTTCGGGTGGCCGCGCGCGGCGTTTGCGTGGGTGGCGGGGCTCTTCGTCAAGTTCCTCGCGGCCGTGGAGGCTGGAGCGACGTTCATCTTCGGCACCCTCGCGCTCTCACCGGGGTCTGAGGGCTCATTGGGCTTCTTTTTCTTCGCCTACGTGCTGCCGACCGTGATCGTGTTCGCGTCGCTGATGTCGGTCTTGTACTACCTCGGCATCATGCAGTGGATCGTGCGGGGCGTTTCGTGGGTGGTGCGCCGCGCGCTGGGCACGAGCGGGCCAGAGTCCTTGAGCGTGAGCGCGAACATCTTCGTGGGGCAGACCGAGGCGCCGCTGGTGATCAAGCCGTACATCAAGAACCTCACGCGCTCCGAGCTCATGGCCGTCATGACGGGCGGCATGGCGACCATCGCAGGCGGCGTGCTCGCGAGCTACGTGGCCTTCCTCGGCGAGCGCTACGCGAGCGTGGCCGGCATCGCGGTGGAGGCCGGGCAGCAGCTTTTCGCTGAGCAACTGTTGGGCGCGAGCGTGATGGCGGCGCCCGCGGCCCTCGTCCTCGCGAAGATCCTCATCCCGGAAACGCGCCCCGTGACGGACAGCCTCTCGCCAGAGGCGCACGCCGCCGTCGCCAGCACGGCCTCTGGCGTGGTCCCTGTCACCGACGCCGGTGAGGCGACCCTTCCCGCCACCTCCAGCGACGAGGCGCAAGAGGCCGCCGTGGAGGCGCTGGAGGACGCCGGCCCCAAGAACATCATCGACGCCGCCGCCACGGGCGCGGCCGACGGGATGCAGCTCGCGCTCAACATCGGCGCGATGCTCATCGCCTTTCTCGCGCTCATCGCGATGATCAACGGCATCATCGACTGGAGCGCCGGCTTGTTCGGCTACACGATGACGCTGGAGAGCATCCTCGGCGTCGTGCTCGCGCCTGTCGCGTGGCTCATCGGCGTGCCCACAGCCGACATCACGACGTTTGGCGGACTCCTCGGGACAAAGGTGATCGCCAACGAGTTCGTGGCCTACAGCCAGTTCGCGGACTTGCTCGGGACCGGCGTACTGGACCAGAAGACGATCGTCATGGCGACGTTCGCGCTGTGCGGCTTCGCCAACCTCTCGTCCATCGGCATCCAGATCGGCGGCATCGGGCCTCTGGCGCCGGAGCGGACGGGCGAGATCGCGAGTCTCGGCCTCCGCGCCGTCCTCGCGGGCACGCTCGCGAACCTCATGACCGCCACCATCGCAGGCGTGCTGCTGGGATAG